The nucleotide sequence CAACAGAGTGACCAAAGGGCTTCACAGATAAAATAAAGTGGTAAAAGCACTAAGTGATAAAACAGAATGTCACATTatataaagcaaaaaaataaaacaaaacaacaaaatactaACATAACTGGCCTGCGGTCAAAGTAAGTCTTCAAGGGTCAGTGTTCTGCATGCTTTAGATGCTGGCCAGATAGAACTATTCATGTGTCAGAATTTACATTGTCAAAAAATACATTACGTTTAAAACTACAAttagataaataataaaataaaataattacatttgaaATCCAATAAGTAAAACTTATAGTTttagttaaaaccacaaatagaATGTTTGCCGTGTAAAGCCCCCTGTCCTGCAGTCTatcatgaaataattaaaggaaaatataaacgAACTTAGTTGTTGAGTAGTTTTATATCAATAGCAGAACATTTAAGtgattattttataatttaccTGCAATGATGAGAGGGTTCAGGATTCAGTTCTTAAGGACTGGGTTTATTGAATTCTGGCTCTTATGGACCTCCACATTTCCCACCGTCCCTGAACGCATCATCCCAGCTCATGAAGATCACGTGGTGTTTTGTTGACAGTTGGATAGGAAGAAAGATGGCGGCGCGCTGGAGCAGTGAGAATGTGGTGGTGGAGTTCCGGGACGCTcaggtgtttgtttgtttgtttgtttgtttgtttgttttagtgcTGACTCGGACGTTTCTGACCCGAAACTCAGAAGAGAACATTTTACCCGTAGAACCGAATCCAAACCTGGAACAGCTGAGTTAGCTGATGGACGGTGCGACTGGTCAGTTTTATCTTTGGTGGTCGATCATTTTGGATGGCGAATCACGTGGCGCTGCAGAATTAACCTTTATCACGTGACAACAGATGTCCATCTTCCCAGCGTCGTTAAATCTCTAGGTTCCGGTTGCTAAGGAGACTGGTGCTGCAGGGAAACCCAGGCATCATCAGCTGAAGTGTCCAGCTCCTGCTGAAGGATCCCAGAGTGTTATCCAGTCAAATGTGCTCCGAGACCAGGCTAGCTAATACTAATAATGCAATATTTCTCCACAGCTTGCAGTTGAAACCACTGCAGCTACATGTTCTCTAAGGGAGGGAAAGGTCCAAATCACAGCCACATAATGGATTTTAGTTCAGGGTTGGTGAGAAAACATTTGAGTTTTCCGCCTAAAATTCTGGCCTTTCGGTTCTGAATCTGAAATGGTGAGGTTAGCGGCACCCTTCAACCAATCCATGCCACACCGCTGGACAAGAACGTTTTCTTGTGGTGTTTTCATAATGAGACAGTTCAAGTCCAGCTGTTTTGAAAATAATCTGTCAAGATAGTGATACCTGGAAAACCTGGTGTTAACTGAGGCAGTGCCTGTTAGGAAAAGTTTGAGATCCTGAGGATTTgaggaatgctgcaagtcactgactggatgcaatctgctgggtttccgtagatagaaaaactttttatccaatttgaataaataactgaatctgactgcactgttcaatggttacgattaattggaatgtatgaacctgactgttgtgaagaaccttgagacgacatgtgttgtgaattggcgctatataaataaaactgaattgaattgatccaCATTTCTAAAAGGTTCTGGGTCTGCCCTGGGAATAACCTCCTAGAGGAGAAGCATCCTGATCAGCTGACCATCGCCTGTGAGTCAGTCTATCTCTTCTGTTGTGTTTCAGGCCACCGCCATGTCCGTGGACTGCCTGGGCTCTCACGCCGTGCTGTCAGGGTAAGTTCCTGTTGCATCACAGTCAACGGTTCCACTCCTGGCTTCTAACGATTATTTATCATCACTttgatttgttatttttatttcctttagtTTTGGTTCAGTATTTATGATTCAacagtaaatatttaattatctgaaataaaatgaataagtaAACATAGTTCTGTCTGTTTCCTTCCTGAGTACTAGTGGCAGTAAAAAAGGTGGAGATGTCTCCACGCAGGTCCAGATCTAACAATAATAACGGCGACCTGGACATCTCTCTATTGGTATCATCTAGAAGGCTACGTTCAGTCTGTTGAACTGATGTGTTTCACAGGTTAACTACTCCATAAATCCAGGAGGTTAGCCCCCATTTCTTGGGTTGTAGGAGGTACAGTAAGCCTGTCTGTGCCTGGTTGTTGATCCTAAATGCCTGGCCGGGGGTTATTCTGTGCCAAACTTTGCCTTCCTTCCTCAGGTTCTGCCCTCTGGCCTGTTTATTTCCAAGGAGGAGGTCAGAACCATTTGGTGTGTCCAGGTAGAGCATTACTGCTGTACGCTGCAACGGCGTAGGCTTTATGACCATCGGAACAGCTAGTAGTGTGCCACAGTGGGAAGGACCTGTTGAGTTGTCTGCATTGTTACTCTGATACGTTGATCTGTGGGTGCCGCTGCTCCTTCTGGTGTGGTTTCTCATTCCACTCTATGGGAAGCAACGAGGGACATGGCTTTATGAGACATCTGTGCAGCAGCATCCTGGGTCCACAGTGGCTTCAGCAGTCTTACCGCTGGCTTCACGGaaacacttttgttttgtgttgttagATATCCCTCAGACCTTTCAGTTCTcctgatataaactataaacgCGTGATCAGGTCTGTCTCCAGTTCAGAGGCTCTGCGGTAAATTATCTTCTACACATACAGGCCCggtatggagaaggactaccggttggcctcgaagcgattctggcaaaccgtccggcgcctcaggagggggaagcagtgctttgccaacactgtttatagtgggggcgggagactgctgacctcgactgaggacattattgggcggtggaaggagtacttcgaggatctcctcaatcctgccatcacgcattccctggtggaaacagaggctggggactcagggttggactttttcatcacccaggctgaagtcaccaaggtggttaaaaagctccgcggtggcaaggcttcgggggtggatgagatccgccctgagtacctcaagtctctggatgttgtagggctgtcatggttgacacgcctcttcaacattgcgtggcggtcggggacagtgcctctggactggcagactggggtggtggtccccctttataagaagggtgaccggagggtgtgttccaactacagggggatcacactcctcagcctccctggtaaggcctacgccagggtattggagaggagagtccgaccgatagtcgaacctcggcttcaggaggagcagtgtggttttcgtcctggccgtggaacactggaccagctctataccctctacagggtgctcgagggttcatgggagtttgcccaaccggttcacatgtgttttgtggacctggagaaggcattcgactgtgtccctcgtgatgccctgtggggggtgctccaggagtatggaatcgggggccctttattaggggccatccagtccctgtacgagcgtAGCAGGAGTTTGGAccgcattgccggcacaaagtcggacctgttcccggtgcatgttggactccggcagggctgccctttgtcgccggtcctgttcataacttttatggacaggatttctagacgcagccaagggccggagggggtctggtttggggaccagtggatttcgtctcttctttttgcggatgacgtggtcctgctggccccctctagccaagacctacagcatgcgctgtggcggttcgcagccgagtgtgaagcggctgggatgaggatcagctcctccaactccgaggccatggtacttgaccggaaaagggtggcttgtcctcttcaggttggaggggagttcctgcctcaagtggaggagtttaagtatctcggggtcttgttcacgagtgagggaagaatggagcgggagatcgacagacggatcggtgcagctgccacagtaatgggggcgctgtgccggtccattgtggtgaagagagagctgagctgaaaagcaaagctctcaatttactggtcggtctacgttcctaccctcacctatggccatgaactttgggtcatgaccgaaagaacgagatcacggatacaagcagctgaaatgagcttcctccgtagggtggccgggcactcccttagagatagggtgaggagctcggccatccgggaggagctcggagtagagccgctgctcctccacattgagtggagccagttgaggtggctcgggcatctataccggatgcctcctggatgccttcctcgggaggtgttccaggcacgtcccaccgggaggaggcccaggacacgctggagggactatgtctctcggctggcctggaaacgccttgagctccccctggaggagctggaggaggtgtctggagagagggacgtctgggcgtctctgctgagtctgctgcccccgtgacccggtcctggataagcggaagacgacgaacgaacgaacatacTGGCCCCTGAGGTTCTGGTCCAGCCTGTTTGTCTCAGTTCCAGTTGGTCTAAACTGTTTAATTATgcctctgactgtagatatggaCACGTTTAGATGTGGAGATGTTTTCTTCCCGAGTTATGAAGATCAGCACACATCTGTCACTTCAATGGGacgttctcttgtctttccttttCTCAAGAGTGGCTAACAGAAAGTTTTCTATTAAAGTTCTACCGTCCAAACATTTCGGTGCCAGTTTGTCTGGAAGAAGTTGCTGTCCTAAGTAGGTTGGTTCTTCTCTGAGAAGTGGACCCTTCAGCTGTTCTGCAGGTTCTGCTGAATGATGACAAACCATGCCTGAGAACATCATCAGCTGCTGTCTCTGTCTTTTATCCTGCTGAAGTTGTTTTTCTTGCTATATTCAGCCGCCGCTTCCTGTACATGGTGAACCTGGAGGCTCCGTCCGAAGCACCACGTAAAATCGGCCGCCACAGTAAGTGGGATGTCGGGACGGTCCAGTGGAACCCCCACAGATCGGAGGCTCACGTCTTCGCTGCCTCGGTGAGTTCTGCTCTTCATGATGAGGTCCAAACTGCTGCTGTGGAACGTCATGAATCTTTTTATCCAAACTGGAAACACGTGAACAGACCCAGCATGCTGCACATGCTCAGTGTGACCTGATGTTCTGTTAGCTGTAGTCAGAAGTTTCTCTCCACTCATCAGTTATCATAAATGTTGGATTAATTTCTATCTTTTCATCATTTATTTGAGACAGTTGTTACCTGGAGGGATATTTGAGTTTATGGTGgctcagatatttacatacagccCCAATCATGTTTGAGTCCTCGTCCCCTAGACTGTCATACATCCATTAACACTCTTCTGGTATCATTCTGGCTGACATCTGACCACTCCACTTGGCTGAACCGGTTCCTTTTGAACTGCTGGGTTTCCTGGAACGGACCCGACTTTTAATCATAGTCCATGAATAACCAACGGGGTCGATCTTTGGGAAGGTTAATCTTACCCagctgtgtccaagtttcaaccaactagctgttggtttttcattttcagttgaTCTGATTCCAGTCATGTCATTTTTCCACATGGAACAATCCCGCAAAAACCcaattccagttaaagtcccagaaATCTAATTGAAATAGATGAAAGTTTGTGTGACAGAACACCAGGATGTAGAAAAGCCAAGGGGAATGAGTTCCTTTGTatgagatggtttgaggtgtagTTGAAGAATTTGGGGCTAGCCCACCTTGTCCGGGTTCTCTGTGGACAGGGTCACTGGTGTTCCAGCTGTTAGTTCCTGAACATTCGTTTCATTTCAGCTAAGAACACTTTGGATCTTCCTGAGACACATGTAAAAACGTTGCAGTGATCTTAGCAGGCTTTGGTCTTGACGAGCCAGATGACTTTCTAGAACATTGAGCACCACCCATTAACCATGTAGCTGAATGTATGCATCTCTTAGAATCTGTATCAATAGTTTTGATTAATCAGCTGCTGCTTGGAGGTGGTTCTGGGGTCCAACAAGACATTCTGTGTGTTCTCAGAGCAACCAGCGTGTGGATCTGTACTTGTGGAGAGATGGCTGTGGAGAGGCTCACACATCCCTGCAGGGACACACCCGGGTCATCAGGTGACCTCAGATAGAAATCAAACGCACCTGTTTGCAGCTGAGTGCAGCCTGGactcactgtggtgtgtttgtgcttCCAGCGATCTAGACTGGTCCAGGTTCGATCCGGAGCTCCTGGTCACCAGCTCTGTGGACACTTACATCTACATCTGGGACACCAGGTAAGAGGAAAACTCCAGAACCAGTCTGACCTGATGGGACCCAGTAACCAAGTCATGTCCCTGTAAGCTGGGTTTTCCAACAACCACTACAGCCCTGCAAGCTCACGTTTGTCCTGCTGCTCCAATGTGATTCTGGAGGAAACTGGGATACAGAGAGGACCACCAGAGCCTCTGACTGAATGGAGATGATGTTCTCAGTGACTGAAccgatgtttgtgtttgtttgactCCACAGAGACACTCGGAAACCCACGGTGGCGCTCTCCGCTGTTGgtgagtgttttttctttgtcagaGTTATTAATCCCAGTTTACCTGAACGCACCGAGTCCCGTCAAACACAAGTTCTGTGAGGAATTCTGTGGATTTGTGGAATGATTTCCGGTTTGATTGTGTCTGTCTCAGCTGGAGCGGCTCAGGTGAAGTGGAATCGGAGAAACCAACATCTGCTGGCATCCAGTCATGATGGAGATGTTCGAATCTGGGACAAAAGGGTGAGATTAGTGTTTTCTGGATGTGCCGTTTACTCAGACAAATCCAATTCCTGACCTTGgatcaataaagctgattggTTCAGCATCCGGCTTTGGGATCATCTGCTCTGAGGTCTGGAAAAGAGTTGGGTGGCTATTAAAAAGCTGTGCTGGGAATTTGAGGAGATTCTGTTGtgaaatttttctacaacaccaCGAAAAGTAggaattttattttgtgaattgCTCCtaaactaaatgtgaaaaatgctgAATTCCAAATTTCCGCAGCTCAGCGGTGGTCtgattctccttcaggatgCTCCAAACATTCCCAACAGGAGACAGATCCGGACCACAGACTCGACAGTTTCAGGTGGTTCAGAATGAGCAGCTTTGGTCCTGCTAGACAAGTCCAGAGCTCAGAATCTGGAACCAAGCACTAAAATCTCTGTTTTGGTTGTCCTGGTGTTTCCTGATGACACGCCACCCTGTTGACCTTTCCTGTCCAACCCTGACACCTTCACCTGTCAATaacctgctgtttttcttttaggttCTATTTTCTAAATATGATTGGATCATTAAAAATGACAGATTTGCTGAAGGTTTTTGCTCCTGTCCTGGTTGTCTGTGTGTGAAACTGTTGGAGCTCCAAGTAAAACGCCAAACTCTGGGTCATGGTGTGTTTTTGGGAACTCTGAGCTCTCCTCATGTCTCCTCTGAACAGAAACCCAACACGGCGGTGGAGTACGTGGCCGCTCACCTGTCCAAGATCCATGGCCTCGACTGGCATCCAGACAACGAGTTCATCTTCGCTACATCCAGCCAGGACAACTCTGTCAGGGTGAGGACACACCTTGTCCCTGTCCTGATGTCTCAGTGGGGGGAAGATGAGAGGAAACAGGAAGTTGTTTCCAACAAGCTGATTCCCACACagctgctgtctgaaatcctgGAGAGCAGCAGATGATGCCTCTTTCTGATCTGAGTACTCGGTCCTAAAGTCTTAAAGAAAGGAGATCTGGAGAGCTTCTAAAGTCCAGAGAAAACATCAGCAGATCTGGATCCCAGTAACTTTTCCTTCCTGACctattaaaaacacaaagaaatcacGTCATTTTGAGAAAAACAGTAGAGAAAAATATGAGTACAgatacaaaaaacaaccaggttaaaatgaaaaagcaatcaCATTTAATTGATCTGAGTTCCTCCATCTGTTGGTCCATTTATTCTCTGGATCTCCTTCCAGATGGTAGGAGCTCAGGTTCGCCATGAAGTGGTGATGAGGGGAGTGAATGGTTGTCTTTGGCCTTTTGTCTGACTctctttagaacttagttcagGTCATTTAGAACCAATAATTTGGCTGAGCCACTTTTACTATTATTTCCATTAGATTTTTATCTCCTGCTGTTAGATCATCACCCAGGGAACCAGGTGATGAAAGCTAACGGACCACAGAAGTGTAGGAAATGGTCCTCAACCTTTTACACACCAAAATGAGCTCATCAGATGAAGAACAATCTTTGCTGACCTTATCAGAATTTCCACTAAATTTCCACTTCTTGTCAGTGACACCCAGGTTCTTATAGCCCTGAACCCGCTCCTCTGGTTCCCCTTTAATGGTGGACTGGACTTCTTCCTGAAATCTGTACACAAATCTCTGGTTTTGGTGACATTTACTTTTAAGTAGAAGTTGTCACCACCATTAGGAATATGCCTAATATGACACAGAACCATTCAACCGAACACGCTGGGAAGGGAGAAGAGTTGGGACAGAAGCATACCATAAGACGTTCTGCAGACAACGTGTTAAAACATATATTCATTAATGTGTTCTGGGTGTGTTTGTCTAGTTCTGGGATTACCGACAGCCCAGGAAGTACCTGAACATCTTGTCGTGTCAGGTGCCGGTGTGGAAGGCCAGGTACACGGTGAGTCTGATCCCACTGGAACTCCTGCTGAAGAATCTGACTCATATGATCAGTGGGACCTCCATCTGACGAattcaaacattaaaaacagatttctcTGTCTCTACGTGTCTTCCTGTACTCAGCCGTTCTCCAATGGTCTCGTCACCGTCATGGTTCCTCAGTTGAGGAGGGAGAACAGTCTGTTGCTGTGGAGCACGCTGGACCTCAACAGCCCTGTGCATGCCTTCGTTGGACACGATGACGTGGTGCTGGAGTTCCAGTGGCGGCCGCAGAAACAAGGTGAGACTGGGTGCAGCCCTCCCTAACTCCCCAGACGGCCACAGATTGGGACAGATAAACTCTCTCCTGTCTGCTGCTGTTTAGGCTCCAAGGACTCCCAGCTGGTCACCTGGTCCAGAGACCAGACTCTGAGGATATGGAGAGTGGATCCTCAGCTGCAGAAGGTTGGTGTGGAGCTGTAGAGTCGAGCTCAGAGAGACGAGGTTCTGCTATTCTGATTGGTTGTTCACTGTTTCATTGTGCAGCTGTGTGTCAGTGACATGGTGGAGGAGCTGATGGAGGGGATGACCCTCACTGTGGAGTCTGAGAAGTCTCTGACCTCCCAGGAGTCCGAGGGCCAGCAGGGCGTGGGTCCTGCTGCAGACATCATGCAGGGTAGGACCAGAAACAGGAGCTGGTCTGGCAGCTTCTGGAAGTTTAGATCTTTTCAGAGCTCATCTGAAGCTAAGATGAAACTTCTGAGGCAGAAATGACctttgaactttgtttttgctgcTTTATGGTTTAATCCAGTTTATTTGTGTTTAGCTCCAGTCTACAACAGATGTCTTCTTGAAGGAACATCACAGTGCAAACAGGTCCAGTTGTTCTTCAGTTATGGAGAATCTATTCAACTCAAACCAGTCCAGTCattaatttagatttagatCCAGTTACTGATCATTATAACCCTACTAATGGAACagtaccttcttccagcacCACTGGTTTCTGAACCAAGTTCAGGAATTTCAAGATCCCCAAGGTGGAAAATTATCCAAGAACTTCTAGATTCCAGCTTTGCTCATAGCAGTGATGTTTCTTGGGTGCTGCAGTAGTTCCTACTCAGACCCATGTGTTGGTGTCAGttcaggtttcctcaaagagtcgttgtagatgctgatggctgtgggcaggaaggatctcctgtaggtccgtcttacagcagatctgaagaagcctctgactgaagacactctgttgttgtaggacagtctcatgaagaggatgctcagggttctccattatgttcttcattttataagGAATCCTTCTTCTCACAgtcatctccagaggttccagaggagtctccagaacagagccagcgttcttcatcagcttgttgagcttttttaagtccctgggtctgatgctgctaccccagcaggtgatggcagaagagatcacactttccacaacagacttctaGAGATCCAAGTGGTCCATCAGCTCTCTCAGACTCGGACTTGTACTGGACGTCTGGGAGAGTAAAGTCTTCTTCATCTACGACCACAGAGCTCTTTCTGATGCTACCTAACTAAAGAGCAGAGAAATGTCCCAGTGCCCCAtcgttttattgaaaaatgaaatcaaactATTAATAAATGTCAACATATATTGTATAATAACTAAGAAAGCATATTAGTTCAACTGCAGTGTATTGGAATAAATAACTCTGCAATTAATAATGTGGTCTGACAGACAGTTTAGCACTGTGGACAGATGCCCCTCAGAGGTCATCTAATCTGACCTTCGAATGATCAACACAAGGCGGAAATCAGAACACATGAATGTTTGTCTGCTCTTCTTTAAGGTCCAGGGCCCGCTCAGCGATGGTTCAGAGGAGAACACCTAATCACAAAAGAAAATGATGATGGAGACAGTATTGCTTGCTGATGCAGTTGAATGAGACTTTTTCAGGGAACAGATTTTATTATGTTGCATCATTTTGAAAAGTGATCAGCCTGGAAGTTTTAGATTTGATCATTAGAGTTTAAATGTTGATTAGAGACCTTGGTgatatttaaagatatttttcagTATGGATAATCCAGAGTTAAAATCTGGCcatgaaacattttgttgtaGAAGATGGAGGAAGGTGATACCTCTGATGGTAACTTGAACACCGTACGTCCTCCATATACTTTCTTTCCCCCAGCATCCAAAGGGCTCCATATTAGCAGCTTTTTATTCTCTAAATAAATAATCCTTCTGATCATTTATTAAATGCTAAAttattttttgcagatgacacagtTATCTATTCATCTCCATCTCTAGTTTGAACCTATGGTTTATTCCAGTCTGCCACTATTCAAGTCAGCTGAAGCTGAGATGGTAAAATCTTAAGAATTGAGACATCTGATCAGAATTTGTCATTTAAACCCAAAGCTGGTTTCTAAGATCAGGTTCCTTTTTTAGAAATGAGTGTTAGAACtcactttgttttcctttcttgtGTTCTGGTGATCAGGTCCGTATGAAGAAACCTGTCCTGAATCTAAAGAGGTTGGATACTGTCTACCATGCTACTTATTGGATAGTTTTTATATGTAATATCCATATAATCTGCTGGCCTGATAGATCCTCATTTCCGGGCCTCTGTATAAACCCCATCATGGTCTGCTCACTGCAGGAGCTTCTCAGATGTCTGTCGCTGAGTCTGATTCAGGGCTggacaatattttattaatatactGTCATCATAATAAGTGTTGTGAACTGATGTcatatttagccagttggacagaTTGCAGCAGATTCTCACACCGAACACTAATGACTTTGCCCAAAATGCTgaaggtcacagagtgatggGACCACAGATGAGACCGAGGACAGAAGAGAATAGGCAGATATGGCGGCTGATATGTCGTCGTAGTATTTTGTAATAGCGTGCAGCCGTggcctgaactgtggtcctGCTTTGCCTTCTCTCTCAGATAAGGACGCTGGGCGTCAGGACTCGGGTTCTGGTCTGGCCCAGACGCTACAGCAGGAGTTCTCCCTGGTCAACCTGCAGATCCGGAACGTCAACGTGGAGGTGAGGCTCAGGAAGCCGGATTGTCGCTGCGTTTGGGCCGATTTCTTTGCTCCACCTGTTTTATCTGTGCGTTTGCTCTCAGATGGATGCCATGAACCGGAGCTGCGTGGTGTCTGCTCATTTCGGCAGCCATCAGGTTCACCTGGTCGTCAAGTTTCCGGTTCAGTACCCCAACAACGCAGCACCCTCCTTTCAGTTTGTTTCCCCGACGACGATCCCCTCTGCCATGAAGATCAAGATCCAGAAGGTAAGTGAGGCACCGCGGTACCAGACAGACTCGGTCTGACCAACAGCTCCAGATGTGGATCACTGGGTTCTGTATCGGACAGTCTGAACTAGAGCTGAACGTTTCATTCAGAACATAAAGGAATTAACTCAGCGCAGCTTACAGTAGTTCCTACTGTAAACTCCTGATCCATCTCACTTTCTGCACGTATCATCTCAGAGCTCAATGTGAGGAACCTGGAGAAATGAAGTTTGAGCCCTGCAGCAGATCCAAGAGCCCTGGATTTGCTTCTGTAACAAGAACAAATCCAGGACATGAGAGATGCTTCGTCCTCTGAAGAAGCGGAAGATTCTTGTTGTTTGGGAATCTCTCTGTTGAAGCTGCATAATTTAAATAGCTGTGAGAGACCTTCAGGAATGAAAGCTGGATCAGAAGTTTATAACCGGATTATACTCTGACTACAGAGCTTAATGTCCTCCGTTGATGTCCTCACTGTCCTTGtggaataaaaactgaatccTGACGTCTCTgtcccagatcctgacagacaCATCTCTGCAGAAGGTGAAGAGGAACCAGAACTGTCTGGAGCCCTGTGTCCGGCAGCTTGTGTCCTGTTTAGAGTCGGATATGGTGAGAACATTAGAACCTGGGCCTTCAGACTGTCCTTTGAAGTTGCATCTCTACCTCTGGCGCCTCCTACAGGACTAACACATGAAGATGTTGGCTGTGTGTTGCACTGAACATGGCAGCCTGCAGAGAGCGCCAACATCAGCTGTTTGTTTACGTTTCTTTCCATCAGACTCAGGAGGATAGTCCTGCATCTGGCCCTTTTGTCCTGTCCAATCCTGTCACTCCGTCCCTGCAGGCGTTTCCTCGGGTCACCAGCACGTACGGCTCCTACCAGGTGACCTCCCTGTTCGCTAATGAAGATGACGAACCTGCTCTTCGGGAACATAATGATTATTTCCATTTCAGGACGCCAACATCCCGTTTCCTCGGACATCTGGAGCTCGTTTCTGTGGCACCGGCTGCCTGGTTTACTTCACCCGACCAATCACCATGCACCGCTCAGTGCCGCCCACAGAACCCACTCCCAGGTAAAGATCTCAGGCAGGTGTTCCTTCTGATGTAAGACAAGAAGCTGAATGGTCCACCTGGAGGAGGGTCAGATACATCAGTTTCCTCTGCTAACTGATCTGAACCTCGTTAGAGATGACTGAATAATGTTAACCGCTTTAATCAAGTTCATGCTGCTGcaatttaaaatcaattttcTCCTAATAATGGCCGTTTACACTAAAAGCTTCTGCAGATTATTTGGCAATAATCTCTTTCCAACAAGTAAAATGTTGTAAATTAGctaaatatttataaacaggCT is from Girardinichthys multiradiatus isolate DD_20200921_A chromosome 4, DD_fGirMul_XY1, whole genome shotgun sequence and encodes:
- the wdr59 gene encoding GATOR complex protein WDR59 isoform X4; translated protein: MKITWCFVDSWIGRKMAARWSSENVVVEFRDAQATAMSVDCLGSHAVLSGRRFLYMVNLEAPSEAPRKIGRHSKWDVGTVQWNPHRSEAHVFAASSNQRVDLYLWRDGCGEAHTSLQGHTRVISDLDWSRFDPELLVTSSVDTYIYIWDTRDTRKPTVALSAVAGAAQVKWNRRNQHLLASSHDGDVRIWDKRKPNTAVEYVAAHLSKIHGLDWHPDNEFIFATSSQDNSVRFWDYRQPRKYLNILSCQVPVWKARYTPFSNGLVTVMVPQLRRENSLLLWSTLDLNSPVHAFVGHDDVVLEFQWRPQKQGSKDSQLVTWSRDQTLRIWRVDPQLQKLCVSDMVEELMEGMTLTVESEKSLTSQESEGQQGVGPAADIMQDKDAGRQDSGSGLAQTLQQEFSLVNLQIRNVNVEMDAMNRSCVVSAHFGSHQVHLVVKFPVQYPNNAAPSFQFVSPTTIPSAMKIKIQKILTDTSLQKVKRNQNCLEPCVRQLVSCLESDMTQEDSPASGPFVLSNPVTPSLQAFPRVTSTYGSYQDANIPFPRTSGARFCGTGCLVYFTRPITMHRSVPPTEPTPRSLSALSAYHSGVLTPMKMRSESQSTLRLYSGSPTRSDKETVSISSFYYKERLPVVAPTAATFSCWNSRN
- the wdr59 gene encoding GATOR complex protein WDR59 isoform X2 — translated: MLHQGRRHLRGNSLLTCACFKCIIRATAMSVDCLGSHAVLSGRRFLYMVNLEAPSEAPRKIGRHSKWDVGTVQWNPHRSEAHVFAASSNQRVDLYLWRDGCGEAHTSLQGHTRVISDLDWSRFDPELLVTSSVDTYIYIWDTRDTRKPTVALSAVAGAAQVKWNRRNQHLLASSHDGDVRIWDKRKPNTAVEYVAAHLSKIHGLDWHPDNEFIFATSSQDNSVRFWDYRQPRKYLNILSCQVPVWKARYTPFSNGLVTVMVPQLRRENSLLLWSTLDLNSPVHAFVGHDDVVLEFQWRPQKQGSKDSQLVTWSRDQTLRIWRVDPQLQKLCVSDMVEELMEGMTLTVESEKSLTSQESEGQQGVGPAADIMQDKDAGRQDSGSGLAQTLQQEFSLVNLQIRNVNVEMDAMNRSCVVSAHFGSHQVHLVVKFPVQYPNNAAPSFQFVSPTTIPSAMKIKIQKILTDTSLQKVKRNQNCLEPCVRQLVSCLESDMTQEDSPASGPFVLSNPVTPSLQAFPRVTSTYGSYQDANIPFPRTSGARFCGTGCLVYFTRPITMHRSVPPTEPTPRSLSALSAYHSGVLTPMKMRSESQSTLRLYSGSPTRSDKETVSISSFYYKERKLPICASRRWSVQTLHDWPKSRRFKTKREGVDYSSRPIKLAGKVIIQQISCLLPVHKTLGESYILNMNDIQETCQKNAAAALAVGRRDLAKVWALASAATSQDLSPDSDPDTETPWARHPFGRHLLETLLDHYSQMSDVQTLAMLCSVFRDQAPSLDGYALFGHHSSRLHSRYPSYTSSSVNSGSCSSTSDSITVSTWNTVRDPEHPNPWGESSPDDYRYGNQSYTDPRERERELHDMNKRLLDPANTLQFDDFKKCYGEILYRWGLRDKRANVLKFTSSPPEPHKGIEFGVYCCHCRSQARGTQCAVCKRLTFQCAICHVAVRGLSNFCLSCGHGGHTSHMMDWFRRQDECPAGCGCHCLLQSTF